From the genome of Dickeya aquatica, one region includes:
- a CDS encoding putative quinol monooxygenase, whose amino-acid sequence MEIRIVASVQAKPEFVDDVAVAVRQVVAPSRLEEGNLQYELHEELNKTGAFVFFERWKNQEAIKAHEQTTHFQAFVAQLEGKIEGIDIKQLSTIA is encoded by the coding sequence ATGGAAATTCGTATTGTTGCCAGTGTTCAGGCTAAGCCGGAGTTTGTTGATGATGTGGCCGTTGCCGTCCGGCAAGTGGTTGCCCCAAGCCGTCTGGAAGAAGGTAATTTGCAGTATGAGTTGCATGAAGAACTGAATAAAACAGGGGCATTCGTCTTTTTTGAGCGCTGGAAAAATCAGGAGGCAATAAAAGCGCATGAGCAGACAACGCATTTTCAGGCATTTGTGGCTCAACTGGAAGGAAAAATCGAAGGTATAGATATTAAGCAGCTCAGTACCATTGCCTGA
- the dinI gene encoding DNA damage-inducible protein I: protein MRVELTIAKTLTLPAGALDALTGEFSRRIHCHYPETSVQVRYAASNNLSVLGGSKEDKERISELLQETWESADDWFIQNE, encoded by the coding sequence ATGCGTGTTGAACTGACGATAGCAAAAACTCTCACCCTTCCTGCGGGTGCCCTGGATGCGTTAACCGGTGAATTCAGTCGGCGCATTCATTGCCACTATCCAGAGACCTCCGTTCAGGTACGTTATGCTGCCAGTAACAATCTCAGCGTGCTGGGAGGCAGTAAAGAAGATAAGGAACGGATATCGGAGCTCTTACAAGAAACCTGGGAAAGTGCTGACGACTGGTTTATACAAAACGAGTAG
- a CDS encoding Maf family protein yields MYPLVLASTSPYRQALLRKLGLPFLCAPPNTDETPIADERACDLVQRLATDKARALANDYPHHLIIGCDQVCVLAGNITGKPHTRENALRQLRLASGNCVTFYTGLTLFNSATDRLQSVVEPFEVYFRPLSSAEIEHYVDTDTPFDCAGSFKSEGLGITLFDRLVGRDPNTLIGLPLIALLALLRDEGVNPLRP; encoded by the coding sequence ATGTATCCGTTGGTGCTTGCATCCACCTCACCTTATCGACAGGCATTACTGCGCAAACTTGGCCTGCCTTTTCTTTGTGCGCCCCCCAATACCGATGAAACACCGATAGCAGATGAACGCGCCTGCGACCTGGTTCAGCGGCTGGCCACCGATAAAGCACGGGCGCTGGCTAACGACTACCCTCATCATCTGATCATTGGCTGCGACCAGGTTTGCGTGCTGGCAGGCAACATCACCGGTAAACCACATACCAGAGAGAATGCGCTTCGCCAGTTACGTCTCGCCAGTGGCAACTGCGTCACTTTTTATACCGGACTGACGCTGTTTAACAGTGCGACAGACCGGCTGCAATCTGTTGTCGAACCGTTTGAGGTCTATTTTCGCCCGCTCAGTTCAGCGGAAATAGAGCACTATGTTGATACCGACACCCCTTTTGACTGCGCCGGCAGTTTTAAAAGCGAAGGGCTTGGTATCACGTTGTTTGACCGGTTGGTCGGGCGTGACCCAAATACGCTGATTGGACTTCCGCTCATAGCATTGCTGGCATTGTTACGTGATGAAGGTGTTAACCCGTTACGGCCTTAA
- the pyrC gene encoding dihydroorotase: MTPLPTTLTIRRPDDWHLHLRDDLMLRAVLPYTSRVFARAIVMPNLTPPVTTIAQAEAYRQRILSAVPTEHRFEPLMTCYLTEFLNKDEIISGHQQGVFTAAKLYPAHATTNSSHGVSDIKTIYPILEAMQKLGMPLLVHGEVTDPQVDIFDREARFIERIMMPLRAHFPELKVVFEHITTREAAQYVQSADRFVAATITPQHLMFNRNHMLVGGIRPHLYCLPILKRNTHQQALREAVVSGSEKFFLGTDSAPHSKHRKESSCGCAGVFNAQASLGAYATVFEEMNALDKLEAFCSLNGPRFYGLPVNEESIVLHRTPEQFPAEITIDDDTIVPFLAGQSLNWSIA, translated from the coding sequence ATGACCCCGTTGCCCACTACTCTTACCATTCGTCGCCCCGACGACTGGCATCTTCACCTGCGTGATGATCTGATGCTCAGAGCCGTACTCCCTTATACTAGCCGGGTGTTTGCCAGGGCTATCGTCATGCCGAACCTGACGCCGCCTGTCACAACCATTGCGCAGGCTGAGGCGTACCGTCAGCGAATTTTATCTGCCGTACCGACAGAACACCGCTTTGAACCGTTAATGACCTGCTACTTAACGGAATTCCTGAACAAAGATGAAATCATTTCAGGCCATCAGCAGGGGGTGTTTACTGCGGCCAAACTGTACCCGGCACACGCCACCACCAACTCCAGCCACGGTGTTTCTGATATCAAAACCATTTACCCGATACTGGAAGCGATGCAGAAACTCGGGATGCCACTACTGGTTCACGGTGAGGTCACCGATCCGCAAGTTGATATTTTCGATCGCGAAGCCCGCTTTATTGAACGCATCATGATGCCACTACGAGCACACTTTCCTGAACTCAAAGTAGTATTTGAACACATAACAACCCGAGAGGCCGCACAGTACGTGCAATCCGCCGATCGGTTTGTCGCCGCAACCATTACCCCACAGCATCTGATGTTTAATCGTAACCATATGTTGGTCGGCGGTATTCGCCCACATCTTTACTGTTTACCGATTCTAAAACGGAATACTCACCAGCAGGCATTGCGTGAAGCGGTCGTCAGTGGCAGCGAGAAATTTTTCCTTGGTACGGATTCAGCCCCTCACAGTAAACATCGCAAAGAGTCATCTTGTGGGTGTGCGGGGGTTTTCAATGCACAGGCATCATTAGGTGCTTATGCTACGGTATTTGAGGAAATGAACGCGTTAGACAAGCTGGAAGCCTTCTGTTCGTTAAATGGCCCGCGATTTTATGGATTACCCGTTAACGAAGAGAGCATTGTTTTACACCGTACACCAGAACAGTTTCCGGCAGAAATTACTATTGATGATGACACCATTGTGCCTTTTCTGGCCGGCCAGAGCCTTAACTGGTCTATAGCCTGA
- the rne gene encoding ribonuclease E has product MKRMLINATQQEELRVALVDGQRLYDLDIESPGHEQKKANIYKGKITRIEPSLEAAFVDYGAERHGFLPLKEIAREYFPSHYNAHGRPNIKDVLREGQEVIVQVDKEERGNKGAALTTFISLAGSYLVLMPNNPRAGGISRRIEGDDRTELKEALGSLELPEGMGLIVRTAGVGKSAEALQWDLAFRLKHWEAIKKAAEGRSAPFLIHQESNVIVRAFRDYLRPDIGEILIDNPKILELAKEHIAALGRPDFSSKIKLYTGEIPLFSHYQIESQIESAFQREVRLPSGGSIVIDTTEALTAIDINSARATRGGDIEETAFNTNLEAADEIARQLRLRDLGGLIVIDFIDMTPVRHQREVENRLRDAVRQDRARIQIGRISRFGLLEMSRQRLSPSLGESSHHVCPRCNGTGTIRDNESLSLSILRLIEEEALKENTREVHAIVPVPIASYLLNEKREAVNAIEKRQGGVKAIIVPHDGMQTPHYAVVRVRKGEEKQTLSYMLPQLLESEAQTTTEEQTAERRAPEQPALVSFAIPDIPPTDSQPTAAEAPAAQPESNPVANDKGLFGRLFGALKGLFSAPAEEKPQASGEDTTESGEQQQKQERRNNRRQPNRRERNGNERTREPRERDEQRRNKRPQSPNAVADVTPSDDAQAQDRTARDEQRREQRADRQRRRQEEKRQAQSDVKELNTTLTETEVEEVQPQEQEKPAPVMVRRQRRNLSQKVRVQDETNSDAATSVPPIEAQPEAIALPVVPTVVPEPEQAADVSETESETSSTENARENGLPRRSRRSPRHLRVSGQRRRRYRDERYPAQSPMPLAQASAAPEMASGKVWVRYPVVQPQQPEITEAVTTERTDIQATEAVGQLSSQQAAAVALTKVDTLVQVVTPDNEPSPLALAEATPSLAEPVATEQEAARAGEISEEEHSKAADAETPVTPVVATVSSDVSPSVIDTVNVTPSETELTHATPAVEAETVTAHQPHVVEADVADTSSPVVTPALKSHAAETQQSTNTPSAVVAPLRYASAPMTRAPAPAYVPEAPRVSHWQRPVFDFSGKGSAGGHAAEHHASAPATRPESE; this is encoded by the coding sequence ATGAAAAGAATGTTGATTAACGCAACTCAACAGGAAGAGTTGCGTGTTGCCTTGGTTGATGGTCAACGGCTGTATGATTTGGATATTGAAAGTCCCGGTCATGAGCAGAAAAAGGCAAACATTTACAAAGGCAAAATCACCCGCATAGAACCCAGTCTCGAAGCCGCTTTTGTTGATTATGGCGCAGAGCGACATGGCTTTCTCCCTCTCAAAGAAATCGCACGCGAATATTTCCCCAGCCACTACAACGCTCACGGACGCCCCAATATCAAGGACGTACTGCGCGAAGGTCAGGAAGTTATCGTTCAGGTGGATAAAGAAGAGCGCGGAAACAAAGGCGCGGCCTTGACCACCTTTATCAGTCTGGCGGGCAGCTATCTGGTTTTAATGCCCAATAACCCGCGTGCTGGCGGTATTTCTCGCCGTATCGAAGGCGATGACCGAACAGAATTAAAAGAGGCGCTCGGTTCACTGGAGCTGCCTGAAGGCATGGGACTGATTGTGCGCACCGCTGGCGTGGGCAAATCCGCTGAGGCCTTACAGTGGGATTTAGCCTTTCGCCTAAAACACTGGGAAGCCATCAAGAAAGCGGCAGAAGGCCGCTCTGCACCGTTTCTTATTCATCAGGAAAGTAATGTCATCGTTCGCGCATTCCGAGACTATTTACGTCCTGACATCGGCGAAATCCTGATAGATAACCCGAAAATTCTTGAACTGGCCAAGGAACACATCGCCGCACTGGGTCGCCCAGATTTCAGCAGCAAAATTAAACTGTACACCGGTGAAATCCCGCTGTTTAGCCACTATCAAATCGAATCGCAAATCGAGTCTGCTTTCCAGCGCGAGGTTCGCCTGCCTTCCGGTGGTTCTATTGTCATTGATACCACTGAAGCCTTGACTGCGATTGATATCAACTCAGCCCGAGCCACTCGCGGTGGCGATATCGAAGAAACAGCATTCAACACCAATCTGGAGGCAGCCGATGAGATTGCCCGCCAGTTACGCCTGCGCGACCTGGGTGGCCTGATTGTTATCGACTTTATCGACATGACGCCGGTTCGCCATCAGCGCGAAGTGGAAAACCGGTTGCGTGATGCAGTACGGCAGGACAGGGCCCGTATCCAGATAGGCCGTATTTCCCGTTTTGGCCTGCTGGAAATGTCTCGCCAGCGCCTTAGCCCTTCACTGGGCGAATCCAGCCATCACGTTTGTCCGCGCTGTAACGGCACAGGAACGATTCGTGATAATGAATCCCTGTCGCTGTCTATTTTGCGGTTAATTGAAGAAGAAGCGCTCAAAGAAAATACGCGTGAAGTTCATGCCATCGTCCCGGTGCCCATTGCCTCTTATTTGCTTAACGAAAAACGAGAAGCCGTCAATGCTATCGAAAAGCGCCAGGGTGGCGTAAAGGCAATTATCGTGCCGCATGATGGTATGCAGACACCGCATTATGCCGTCGTCCGTGTCCGCAAAGGTGAAGAAAAACAAACGCTGAGTTACATGCTACCGCAGTTGCTGGAATCTGAAGCCCAGACGACAACGGAGGAGCAGACAGCTGAACGCCGTGCACCCGAACAACCCGCGCTGGTTTCGTTTGCTATTCCGGACATTCCACCAACTGACAGCCAACCGACAGCCGCTGAAGCCCCGGCAGCTCAACCTGAGAGCAACCCGGTCGCTAACGATAAAGGCCTGTTTGGCCGCTTGTTTGGCGCGCTAAAAGGACTGTTCAGCGCTCCGGCAGAAGAGAAACCACAGGCATCAGGTGAGGACACCACTGAATCTGGTGAACAGCAGCAGAAACAGGAGCGTCGCAACAACCGTCGTCAGCCTAACCGACGTGAACGCAATGGCAACGAGCGTACACGCGAACCACGCGAACGCGATGAGCAGCGTCGTAATAAGCGCCCTCAATCACCAAATGCCGTGGCTGACGTAACGCCATCAGATGACGCTCAGGCTCAGGATCGCACCGCTCGAGATGAGCAACGCCGCGAGCAACGAGCCGATCGCCAGCGCCGTCGTCAGGAAGAGAAGCGTCAGGCTCAGAGCGATGTAAAAGAGCTCAATACCACGCTGACAGAGACTGAAGTTGAAGAGGTTCAGCCACAAGAGCAGGAAAAACCGGCACCAGTCATGGTTCGCCGCCAGCGTCGAAATCTGTCCCAGAAAGTGCGGGTGCAGGATGAAACAAATAGCGATGCCGCAACCTCTGTTCCGCCGATCGAAGCTCAGCCAGAGGCTATCGCCCTGCCCGTAGTGCCGACTGTGGTACCAGAGCCCGAACAAGCAGCGGACGTTAGCGAAACGGAAAGTGAAACCAGCAGCACGGAAAACGCTCGTGAAAATGGCTTACCTCGCCGCTCTCGCCGTTCACCACGCCACCTGCGCGTGAGTGGTCAGCGCCGTCGTCGTTATCGCGATGAGCGTTATCCGGCACAATCGCCAATGCCTTTGGCTCAGGCATCTGCGGCTCCAGAGATGGCATCAGGCAAAGTGTGGGTGCGTTACCCGGTAGTCCAGCCTCAGCAACCTGAAATCACGGAGGCGGTGACAACTGAACGTACGGATATTCAGGCGACAGAGGCCGTCGGGCAATTATCCTCGCAGCAGGCAGCAGCAGTAGCACTGACTAAGGTCGATACGCTGGTACAGGTTGTAACGCCTGACAATGAACCCTCGCCTCTTGCTCTTGCTGAAGCCACGCCGTCGTTGGCAGAACCGGTGGCAACCGAACAGGAAGCAGCACGGGCTGGTGAGATATCCGAAGAGGAGCACAGCAAAGCAGCCGATGCCGAAACGCCGGTAACACCGGTTGTAGCTACGGTGTCATCTGATGTCAGCCCCTCGGTAATAGACACCGTCAACGTAACACCGTCAGAAACAGAGCTTACTCATGCCACACCGGCTGTTGAGGCCGAAACGGTGACAGCACATCAGCCGCATGTTGTCGAGGCAGACGTTGCAGACACCTCATCACCGGTCGTGACACCAGCGCTGAAAAGCCATGCCGCTGAAACGCAGCAGAGTACCAATACGCCATCGGCTGTTGTTGCTCCGTTGCGCTACGCCAGTGCTCCGATGACACGAGCGCCTGCACCAGCTTACGTGCCAGAAGCCCCGCGGGTAAGCCACTGGCAACGCCCGGTATTTGATTTTAGTGGCAAAGGTTCTGCAGGTGGTCATGCAGCTGAGCATCATGCCAGCGCACCAGCAACACGCCCGGAAAGCGAATAA
- the rluC gene encoding 23S rRNA pseudouridine(955/2504/2580) synthase RluC, with product MKTENPTVQFLTISAEESGQRIDNFLRTRLKGVPKSMIYRILRKGEVRVNKKRVKPEYKLLDGDELRIPPVRQAEREDAPVSASLGKVSALAECILFEDDYLLILNKPSGTAVHGGSGLSFGVIEGLRALRPDARFLELVHRLDRDTSGVLLVAKKRSALRSLHEQLRGKGMQKDYLALVRGQWQSHCKTVQAPLLKNILQSGERIVRVNSEGKPSETLFKVEERFDCATLVRASPVTGRTHQIRVHAQYAGHPIAFDDRYGDRDFDTQLVDTRLNRLFLHAQALRFEHPHSGETMRIEAPLDPMLRYCLNALRQRQQ from the coding sequence ATGAAAACAGAGAACCCAACCGTACAGTTTCTGACAATTTCCGCCGAGGAATCTGGTCAGCGAATCGACAACTTTTTGCGCACCAGACTGAAAGGTGTGCCAAAAAGCATGATTTATCGCATCTTGCGTAAAGGCGAGGTGCGGGTTAACAAAAAGCGCGTTAAGCCTGAATATAAATTGCTTGATGGTGATGAATTACGCATTCCCCCTGTCCGACAGGCAGAACGTGAAGATGCTCCAGTCTCAGCCAGTCTGGGGAAAGTTTCTGCGCTGGCTGAGTGCATTTTATTTGAAGACGACTATTTGTTAATTCTTAATAAGCCTTCAGGGACAGCGGTCCACGGCGGAAGCGGGCTGAGCTTTGGGGTGATTGAAGGTTTGAGAGCACTTCGCCCGGACGCGCGCTTTCTGGAATTAGTGCATCGCCTGGATCGTGATACTTCAGGCGTGTTGCTGGTGGCGAAAAAACGCTCGGCGCTGCGCTCACTGCATGAGCAATTGCGTGGCAAAGGAATGCAAAAAGATTATCTGGCGTTAGTCCGAGGGCAGTGGCAATCACACTGTAAAACGGTTCAGGCCCCACTGCTGAAAAATATATTACAAAGTGGTGAGCGCATTGTGCGTGTCAACAGTGAAGGTAAGCCGTCTGAGACGTTGTTTAAAGTAGAAGAGCGCTTTGACTGTGCCACACTGGTGCGAGCCAGCCCGGTGACCGGCCGAACCCATCAGATTCGCGTACATGCGCAATATGCCGGTCATCCTATCGCGTTTGATGACCGCTATGGCGATCGTGATTTTGATACACAACTGGTAGATACCAGGCTCAACCGTTTGTTTCTTCACGCTCAGGCATTGCGTTTTGAGCACCCCCACAGCGGCGAAACCATGCGTATCGAAGCGCCGCTCGACCCCATGCTGCGCTATTGCCTGAACGCATTACGTCAGCGCCAGCAATAA
- the bssS gene encoding biofilm formation regulator BssS has product MDRNNEIIQTHPLVGWDISTVDSYDAMMIRLHYLSTADQAPDEAHVDRTLWLTTDVAKQLISILEAGIAKIESKECHPLDYLKH; this is encoded by the coding sequence ATGGACAGAAACAATGAAATTATTCAGACGCACCCGCTTGTCGGCTGGGATATCAGCACCGTTGACAGTTATGACGCCATGATGATCCGCTTGCATTATCTTTCTACAGCGGATCAGGCCCCTGATGAGGCGCACGTTGACCGGACATTGTGGTTAACCACTGATGTGGCAAAACAGCTCATCTCTATTCTTGAGGCGGGTATTGCCAAAATTGAATCTAAAGAATGTCATCCTCTTGATTATCTAAAGCATTAG